From one Mustela nigripes isolate SB6536 chromosome 16, MUSNIG.SB6536, whole genome shotgun sequence genomic stretch:
- the SDF2 gene encoding stromal cell-derived factor 2 isoform X2, protein MTETGFEPNLSSFKACFQLLQAGTIQCGRDKHVENYSSGQQSVTGVTSVDDSNSYWRIRGKTATVCERGTPIKCGQPIRLTHVNTGRNLHSHHFTSPLSGNQEVSAFGEEGEGDYLDDWTVLCNGPYWVRDGEVRFKHSSTEVLLSVTGEQYGRPISGQKEVHGMAQPSQNNYWKAMEGIFMKPSELLKAEAHHAEL, encoded by the exons ATGACAGAGACGGGGTTCGAACCAAATCTGTCCAGTTTCAAAGCCTGCTTTCAGCTACTCCAGGCTGGCACTATTCAGTGCGGGAGAGACAAACATGTAGAAAATTACA GTAGTGGGCAGCAGTCAGTGACAGGTGTAACCTCTGTGGACGACAGCAATAGTTACTGGAGGATACGGGGGAAGACTGCTACAGTGTGTGAGAGGGGAACCCCCATCAAATGTGGCCAACCCATCCGGCTAACACATGTCAACACTGGCCGAAACCTCCATAGTCACCATTTCACCTCACCTCTTTCTGGAAACCAG GAAGTGAGTGCTTTTGGTGAGGAAGGTGAAGGTGATTATCTAGATGACTGGACGGTGCTCTGTAACGGGCCCTACTGGGTGAGGGATGGTGAGGTGCGGTTCAAGCATTCTTCCACTGAAGTTCTGCTGTCTGTCACAGGAGAACAATATGGCCGACCCATTAGTGGGCAAAAGGAGGTACATGGCATGGCCCAGCCAAGCCAGAACAACTACTGGAAAGCCATGGAAGGCATCTTCATGAAACCCAGTGAGTTGTTAAAGGCAGAAGCTCATCATGCAGAGCTATGA
- the SDF2 gene encoding stromal cell-derived factor 2 isoform X1: protein MVVVSLLLLGGLWSAVGASNLAVVTCGSVVKLLNTRHNVRLHSHDVRYGSGSGQQSVTGVTSVDDSNSYWRIRGKTATVCERGTPIKCGQPIRLTHVNTGRNLHSHHFTSPLSGNQEVSAFGEEGEGDYLDDWTVLCNGPYWVRDGEVRFKHSSTEVLLSVTGEQYGRPISGQKEVHGMAQPSQNNYWKAMEGIFMKPSELLKAEAHHAEL from the exons ATGGTTGTGGTGTCGCTACTGTTGTTGGGGGGTTTGTGGAGTGCTGTGGGAGCGTCCAATCTGGCTGTCGTTACATGCGGCTCGGTGGTGAAGCTACTCAATACGCGCCACAACGTGAGACTGCACTCACACGACGTGCGCTATGGGTCAG GTAGTGGGCAGCAGTCAGTGACAGGTGTAACCTCTGTGGACGACAGCAATAGTTACTGGAGGATACGGGGGAAGACTGCTACAGTGTGTGAGAGGGGAACCCCCATCAAATGTGGCCAACCCATCCGGCTAACACATGTCAACACTGGCCGAAACCTCCATAGTCACCATTTCACCTCACCTCTTTCTGGAAACCAG GAAGTGAGTGCTTTTGGTGAGGAAGGTGAAGGTGATTATCTAGATGACTGGACGGTGCTCTGTAACGGGCCCTACTGGGTGAGGGATGGTGAGGTGCGGTTCAAGCATTCTTCCACTGAAGTTCTGCTGTCTGTCACAGGAGAACAATATGGCCGACCCATTAGTGGGCAAAAGGAGGTACATGGCATGGCCCAGCCAAGCCAGAACAACTACTGGAAAGCCATGGAAGGCATCTTCATGAAACCCAGTGAGTTGTTAAAGGCAGAAGCTCATCATGCAGAGCTATGA
- the SDF2 gene encoding stromal cell-derived factor 2 isoform X3, with the protein MVVVSLLLLGGLWSAVGASNLAVVTCGSVVKLLNTRHNVRLHSHDVRYGSGSGQQSVTGVTSVDDSNSYWRIRGKTATVCERGTPIKCGQPIRLTHVNTGRNLHSHHFTSPLSGNQEVSAFGEEGEGEQYGRPISGQKEVHGMAQPSQNNYWKAMEGIFMKPSELLKAEAHHAEL; encoded by the exons ATGGTTGTGGTGTCGCTACTGTTGTTGGGGGGTTTGTGGAGTGCTGTGGGAGCGTCCAATCTGGCTGTCGTTACATGCGGCTCGGTGGTGAAGCTACTCAATACGCGCCACAACGTGAGACTGCACTCACACGACGTGCGCTATGGGTCAG GTAGTGGGCAGCAGTCAGTGACAGGTGTAACCTCTGTGGACGACAGCAATAGTTACTGGAGGATACGGGGGAAGACTGCTACAGTGTGTGAGAGGGGAACCCCCATCAAATGTGGCCAACCCATCCGGCTAACACATGTCAACACTGGCCGAAACCTCCATAGTCACCATTTCACCTCACCTCTTTCTGGAAACCAG GAAGTGAGTGCTTTTGGTGAGGAAGGTGAAG GAGAACAATATGGCCGACCCATTAGTGGGCAAAAGGAGGTACATGGCATGGCCCAGCCAAGCCAGAACAACTACTGGAAAGCCATGGAAGGCATCTTCATGAAACCCAGTGAGTTGTTAAAGGCAGAAGCTCATCATGCAGAGCTATGA